A part of Aegilops tauschii subsp. strangulata cultivar AL8/78 chromosome 2, Aet v6.0, whole genome shotgun sequence genomic DNA contains:
- the LOC141040614 gene encoding uncharacterized protein codes for MEEHTKALADLMAAISALTTKIDKIHLVVLELQGWKPTIEQSVEELRAEVGDLRSHLAQAAPGKTPATLGVEAPRREAPPARLGDLPPLLPLAAPASRQTADMGSARNGGPPIRLTDLPPLLPLTAAARGDGRQGHGFTTLHRGKSLGEHTLGAPPVTGAFDSHHSGESSFAGDRNFSRLPFPPRFDFPIFDGSQPRPWLLKCAAYFRVCSLSPDTWVSCAAMYFTDGALSWLQATQAHLLYSSWADFAAAVCLQFGREEFQVLLRQFNGLKQTGSVTEYADKFTQFMHNLTAHHTSWEPAFFITHFVDGLLKEIRAAVLLHRPQTLDTAVDLACLQEEVLEAMKRDDRRAPSGSHSRAIRAQPFPYHLHHHLDKWRGAARMRVQRTAAPRRRLEHRQATTGCRRCVPRAKGFFFTCGERWGRDHRCGPTVQLHVVEEMLEMLHSPATDTEEEQLEAPSADCCVLSREAVEGADSPTTMRLHGWVQNREVLMLIDSGSSHSFVSSALAERLQGVQAARHPFSVRVANGEQMHSDQEVSDCQWRSHGVEFHTTFKVLPLGCYDAILGIDWLATHSPMQVHWLGKTMSFEYQGKRVHLQGARADTTSCQMISKDELNFMIQNSAVARVVQLCALQEHAKEPPLPAEVSELIEQYEVLFEEPRGLPPHQAFDHAIPLVPGAKPVNLRPYRHSPAQKDEVEKQVADMLAQGIIQPSVSPFASPVLLVQKKDLTWRFCVDYRHLNAITIKNRYPLPIIDELLDELAGSCFFTSLDLRAGYHQIRMRQGDEYKTAFKTHHGHFEFKVMPYGVTGGPARFKGA; via the coding sequence ATGGAGGAGCACACCAAGGCGTTGGCGGATCTGATGGCGGCCATCTCAGCGTTGACGACCAAGATCGACAAGATCCACCTGGTCGTCCTCGAACTGCAAGGGTGGAAGCCTACGATCGAGCAGTCCGTGGAGGAGCTGCGGGCCGAAGTGGGTGATCTGCGCTCTCATCTGGCGCAGGCGGCGCCGGGGAAGACACCCGCGACGCTGGGCGTGGAGGCACCAAGGAGGGAGGCGCCACCGGCGCGATTGGGGGATCTCCCTCCCCTGCTTCCTCTGGCGGCACCAGCATCGCGCCAAACGGCGGACATGGGGTCGGCAAGGAACGGAGGGCCGCCGATCCGCTTGACGGATCTGCCTCCTCTGCTTCCTCTGACGGCAGCGGCTCGTGGTGACGGCAGGCAGGGCCACGGCTTCACAACACTTCACCGGGGGAAGTCACTGGGTGAGCACACCCTGGGGGCGCCTCCGGTCACCGGTGCATTCGATTCTCATCATTCCGGGGAGAGTTCGTTTGCGGGGGATCGCAATTTTTCTCGCCTGCCTTTTCCTCCGCGTTTTGATTTCCCCATTTTCGACGGCAGTCAGCCTCGGCCATGGCTGCTGAAGTGCGCAGCCTATTTTCGAGTCTGCTCACTCTCTCCCGACACTTGGGTGAGTTGTGCTGCTATGTACTTCACTGATGGGGCTCTTTCCTGGCTTCAAGCTACACAAGCACATCTTCTGTACTCTAGTTGGGCCGATTTCGCCGCTGCTGTTTGTTTGCAATTTGGTCGGGAGGAATTTCAAGTCCTTTTGCGTCAGTTTAATGGTCTCAAACAGACTGGGTCCGTGACCGAATATGCGGACAAATTCACTCAGTTCATGCATAATCTCACTGCACATCACACCTcttgggagccggctttctttaTTACTCATTTTGTAGATGGTCTGCTTAAGGAAATCAGAGCTGCTGTTTTGTTGCATCGACCCCAAACGCTCGATACTGCCGTCGATTTGGCCTGTTTGCAGGAAGAGGTGTTGGAGGCTATGAAGAGAGACGATCGGCGGGCTCCTAGTGGCTCCCATTCCCGGGCCATCCGCGCACAGCCCTTCCCCtaccacctccaccaccacctcgACAAGTGGCGGGGAGCAGCTCGGATGCGCGTGCAGAGGACCGCCGCGCCACGGAGGCGGCTCGAGCACCGGCAAGCGACGACCGGATGTCGACGCTGCGTGCCTAGGGCCAAGGGGTTCTTTTTCACCTGCGGTGAACGGTGGGGCCGCGATCATCGCTGCGGGCCTACGGTCCAGCTTCACGTCGTCGAAGAAATGCTCGAGATGTTGCACTCGCCGGCGACAGACACGGAGGAAGAGCAACTGGAGGCGCCGTCGGCAGATTGTTGTGTGCTGTCTAGAGAGGCGGTGGAAGGCGCCGACTCGCCCACAACTATGCGCCTCCATGGCTGGGTGCAGAACAGAGAAGTGCTTATGCTGATTGACTCCGGCTCGTCGCATAGTTTTGTCAGTTCGGCTCTGGCTGAGAGGTTACAAGGGGTTCAAGCTGCTCGACACCCGTTCTCAGTCCGGGTGGCCAACGGGGAGCAGATGCACAGCGATCAGGAGGTTTCTGACTGCCAGTGGCGATCTCATGGGGTGGAATTCCACACCACGTTCAAAGTTCTGCCGTTGGGGTGCTACGACGCCATTCTCGGCATCGATTGGCTCGCCACACATAGCCCGATGCAGGTCCATTGGCTGGGAAAGACGATGAGCTTCGAGTACCAGGGCAAGCGAGTGCATCTGCAGGGAGCTCGGGCCGACACCACCTCCTGTCAGATGATATCCAAGGACGAGCTCAATTTCATGATACAGAACTCTGCCGTCGCTCGAGTGGTGCAACTTTGCGCCCTTCAGGAACATGCCAAGGAGCCACCATTGCCAGCTGAAGTTAGCGAGCTAATTGAGCAATATGAAGTGCTTTTTGAAGAACCAAGGGGACTTCCACCACATCAAGCGTTCGACCATGCTATTCCGTTGGTGCCAGGAGCGAAACCGGTAAATCTCAGACCATACCGACACAGCCCAGCGCAGAAGGATGAGGTGGAGAAGCAAGTGGCCGACATGCTCGCCCAAGGAATCATTCAGCCCAGCGTGAGCCCGTTTGCCTCACCTGTGCTGTTGGTGCAGAAGAAGGATTTGACCTGGAGGTTTTGCGTAGATTATCGCCACCTCAACGCGATCACGATCAAGAACCGCTACCCCCTCCCCATCATTGACGAGTTGCTGGACGAGTTGGCGGGCTCGTGTTTCTTTACCAGTTTGGACCTGAGGGCAGGATATCACCAGATTCGCATGAGACAGGGGGATGAATACAAGACAGCCTTCAAGACGCACCATGGACATTTCGAGTTTAAGGTCATGCCGTATGGAGTCACTGGGGGCCCAGCACGTTTCAAGGGGGCATGA
- the LOC109746729 gene encoding hydroxyphenylpyruvate reductase-like, whose protein sequence is MAATRRVLVLCRLSPASLAGLAARFSLLDRHASPLSMEAFLAAAAADVDPPRLALVPGVGVRVDAAFLDAVPSLRCVVTVSAGLNHVDLPECARRGVAVANAAGVYSSDVADHAVGLLIDVLRRVSVADRYVRRGLWPERGDFLPLGSRLRGKRVGVVGLGSIGSAVARRLEAFGCVVSYHSRRRKHDVSYCYHPAVRDLAACSDVLVVACALTAETRHVVDRRVLDALGSGGVVVNVARGPNVDEAELVRALAEGRLAGAGLDVFEGEPDVPAELLAMDNVVLTPHRAAFTPESIADLDRLVAGNLEAFFAGAPLVTPVVVSD, encoded by the coding sequence ATGGCAGCGACGCGGCGTGTGCTAGTGCTCTGCCGCCTCTCGCCGGCCTCCCTCGCCGGCCTCGCCGCCCGCTTCAGCCTCCTCGACCGCCACGCCTCGCCGCTCTCCATGGaagccttcctcgccgccgcggcTGCCGACGTCGACCCACCGCGCCTGGCCCTCGTCCCGGGCGTTGGCGTCCGCGTCGACGCGGCTTTCCTGGACGCCGTCCCGTCGCTGCGCTGCGTGGTGACCGTCAGTGCAGGCCTGAACCACGTCGACCTCCCCGAGTGCGCGCGCCGCGGCGTCGCCGTGGCCAACGCGGCCGGGGTCTACTCCTCGGACGTCGCCGATCACGCCGTCGGCCTGCTCATCGACGTGCTCCGCCGCGTATCGGTCGCCGACAGGTACGTGCGGCGGGGGCTCTGGCCGGAGCGCGGCGACTTCCTCCCTCTCGGGTCCAGGCTCCGCGGGAAGCGCGTGGGCGTCGTCGGCCTCGGCAGCATCGGGTCGGCGGTCGCGAGGAGGCTGGAGGCGTTCGGCTGCGTCGTCTCCTACCACTCCCGCCGCCGGAAACACGACGTCTCCTACTGCTACCACCCCGCGGTGCGCGACCTCGCGGCGTGCTCCGACGTGCTGGTCGTCGCGTGCGCGCTGACGGCCGAGACCCGGCACGTCGTGGACAGGCGGGTGCTGGACGCGCTGGGGagcggcggcgtggtggtgaaCGTGGCGCGCGGCCCGAACGTGGACGAGGCGGAGCTGGTGAGGGCGCTCGCGGAGGGCAGGCTCGCGGGCGCCGGGCTGGACGTGTTCGAGGGCGAGCCCGACGTGCCGGCGGAGCTGCTGGCCATGGACAACGTCGTGCTGACGCCTCATCGGGCCGCGTTCACCCCGGAGTCCATAGCCGACCTCGACCGCCTCGTCGCCGGCAACCTGGAGGCCTTCTTCGCCGGCGCACCGCTGGTTACGCCGGTCGTCGTCTCCGACTGA
- the LOC109746629 gene encoding leucine-rich repeat receptor protein kinase MSP1, protein MIEKIEHHTSPKNIIAMGSRSICLLILLVIFIPSSVMSESSDIKSLFTLRHSIAEEKGFLRSWFDSETPPCSWLGITCSGRSVVAIDLSSMPLYVRFPSCIGAFESLVLLNLSGCGFTGELPDTLGNLQRLQYLELNDNQLTGNLPASLYTLKMLKEMVLDNNLLHGELSPAIGQLQHLTKLSISGNSISGGIPTELGSLQNLEFLDLHMNSLNGSIPAAFRNLSQLLHLDLSQNNLSGLIFSGISSLVNLMSLDLSSNNFVGPIPREIGQLENLRLLILGQNAFTATIPEEIGNLKRLQVLLLPECKLTGTIPWSISGLVSLEEFDISENHFDAELPTSIGLLGNLTQLIAKNAGLRGSIPKELSNCKKITLINLSFNAFTGSIPEELAELETVISFSVEGNKLSGNIPDWIRNWANARSISVGQNLFSGPLPLLPLLHLLSFSAETNRLSGSVPAKMCQGNSLQTLILHDNNLTGSIEENFKGCTNLTELNLLGNHLHGEIPGYLAGLPLVSLELSLNNFTGMLPDRLWESSTLLQISLSYNQITGQIPDSIGRLSSLQRLQIDNNYLEGPIPQSVGYLRNLTILSLHGNGLSGNIPIELFNCRNLATLDLSSNNLTGHIPRAISNLTLLNSLILSYNQLSGVIPAEICVGFENEVHPDSEFVQHNGLLDLSYNRLTGQIPAAIKKCSMLMVLNLQGNLLNGTIPSELGELTNLTSINLSSNGLVGPMLPWSAPLVQLQGLILSNNHLNGTIPVEIGQVLPKISMLDLSGNVLTGSLPQSLLCNKYLNRLDVSNNNLSGKILFFCPMDGESSSSLLFFNSSSNHFSGTLDESISNFTQLSSLDIHNNSLTGSLPSALSDLSFLNYLDLSSNDFYGVIPCGICNIFGLTFANFSGNHIDMFSSSDCAAGGVCSTNGTGRRVAHPSHRVRRLGIICILSLAVIIVLVLLVFYLRHKLSRNSSLVIAPAGKAKATVEPTSRDELLGRKSREPLSINLATFQHSLLRVTTDDILKATKNFSKEHIIGDGGFGTVYKAALPEGRRVAIKRLHDGHQFQGDREFLAEMETIGKVKHPNLVPLLGYCVCGDERFLIYEYMENGSLETWLRNRADAVEALGWPDRLKICLGSAHGLAFLHEGFVPHIIHRDMKSSNILLDVNFEPRVSDFGLARIISACETHVSTDIAGTFGYIPPEYGQTMKSSTKGDVYSFGVIMLELLTGRPPTGQEDLEGGGNLVGWVRWVIARGTRNELFDPCLPVSGMWREQMVRALSIALDCTADEPWKRPSMVDVVKGLKMTQAMECGPLVVTVSRGGT, encoded by the exons ATGATTGAGAAG ATTGAACATCACACAAGTCCAAAGAACATAATAGCAATGGGATCTCGAAGCATCTGCCTTCTCATTCTTCTTGTGATCTTCATCCCCAGCTCTGTCATGTCTGAATCAAGTGATATAAAAAGTTTGTTCACTCTGAGGCACTCAATTGCTGAAGAAAAAGGTTTCCTTCGCAGCTGGTTTGATTCAGAAACTCCCCCTTGCAGCTGGTTAGGTATAACCTGTTCGGGGCGTAGCGTTGTGGCCATAGACTTGTCCTCCATGCCACTCTACGTCCGGTTTCCTTCATGCATTGGGGCATTCGAGTCGCTTGTTCTGCTGAACTTAAGTGGGTGTGGGTTTACCGGTGAGCTTCCAGACACCCTGGGGAATTTGCAGCGTCTTCAGTACCTAGAACTGAATGATAACCAGCTTACTGGGAACCTGCCTGCCTCATTATATACCTTGAAGATGCTGAAAGAAATGGTGCTTGACAACAACTTGTTACATGGAGAACTGAGCCCTGCAATTGGTCAGTTGCAGCATCTCACCAAGCTGTCCATATCCGGGAATTCCATCTCCGGTGGCATTCCTACAGAGTTGGGCAGTCTGCAGAACCTAGAGTTCCTGGACCTTCACATGAACAGCCTAAATGGATCGATACCAGCAGCTTTTCGTAATCTGTCTCAGCTGTTGCATCTTGATCTAAGCCAGAATAACCTCAGTGGATTAATATTTTCTGGAATAAGCTCATTGGTGAACCTTATGTCACTTGATCTGTCCTCAAACAATTTTGTGGGGCCAATACCTAGGGAGATTGGTCAACTGGAAAACCTTCGACTGCTGATTTTGGGCCAAAATGCGTTCACCGCGACCATTCCAGAAGAAATTGGTAATCTGAAGCGGCTTCAAGTACTTCTGCTCCCTGAATGCAAGCTCACAGGCACCATCCCTTGGTCAATCAGCGGTCTTGTAAGCCTGGAGGAATTTGACATATCAGAGAACCACTTCGATGCAGAACTCCCAACATCAATCGGTCTGCTTGGCAATCTGACACAGCTGATTGCGAAGAATGCAGGGCTCAGGGGGAGCATACCGAAAGAACTAAGTAACTGCAAGAAGATTACTCTCATAAATCTGTCATTTAATGCCTTCACTGGCTCCATCCCTGAAGAACTTGCAGAACTGGAAACTGTTATCTCTTTTTCTGTGGAAGGGAACAAACTATCAGGCAATATTCCAGATTGGATAAGGAACTGGGCAAATGCAAGATCTATATCAGTGGGTCAAAACTTGTTCAGTGGACCTTTGCCATTGCTGCCATTGCTGCATCTGCTCAGTTTCTCTGCAGAAACCAACCGTCTCTCAGGTTCTGTCCCTGCTAAGATGTGTCAAGGCAACTCCCTGCAAACACTCATACTGCATGATAACAATCTGACTGGAAGTATCGAGGAAAATTTTAAAGGATGCACAAACCTCACCGAGCTAAACTTGCTAGGTAACCATCTTCATGGAGAGATACCAGGGTACCTGGCTGGGCTGCCTTTAGTTAGTCTGGAATTGTCCCTAAACAATTTCACAGGAATGCTGCCTGACAGGTTGTGGGAGTCATCAACTCTTTTGCAGATCTCTCTCAGCTATAATCAGATTACCGGCCAGATCCCAGATAGCATTGGTAGACTGTCCAGCTTGCAGAGGTTGCAGATTGACAATAACTATTTGGAAGGACCCATACCACAGTCTGTCGGCTATCTACGAAATCTGACTATTCTGTCTCTGCATGGCAATGGGTTATCTGGGAACATTCCAATAGAACTCTTCAACTGCCGAAACCTTGCTACACTGGACCTGAGCTCTAATAATCTGACCGGGCACATCCCGAGGGCCATATCTAACTTGACATTGCTCAATAGCTTGATTTTGTCTTATAACCAGCTCTCTGGTGTTATTCCTGCTGAGATCTGTGTGGGGTTTGAAAATGAGGTTCACCCTGACTCGGAGTTTGTGCAGCATAACGGTCTTCTTGATCTGTCATACAACCGGTTGACTGGTCAGATTCCGGCAGCAATAAAGAAGTGTTCTATGCTGATGGTGCTAAACCTGCAAGGCAACTTGCTAAATGGCACCATTCCCTCAGAGCTTGGTGAGCTGACAAATCTTACAAGCATTAATCTGTCTTCTAATGGATTAGTTGGACCAATGCTTCCTTGGTCTGCACCATTGGTACAACTTCAAGGCCTTATTCTATCAAACAACCACCTAAATGGCACCATTCCTGTTGAGATAGGCCAAGTTCTTCCCAAAATTTCAATGCTAGACTTGTCCGGTAATGTACTTACCGGAAGTCTACCCCAGTCTTTGCTGTGCAACAAATATCTGAACCGCCTGGATGTCAGTAACAACAATCTCTCTGGGAAAATTTTATTCTTTTGTCCCATGGACGGAGAATCCTCAAGCTCACTGTTGTTCTTCAATTCAAGCAGTAACCATTTCTCAGGGACCCTAGATGAGTCTATCTCGAACTTCACACAACTGTCTTCTCTTGATATCCACAACAATAGCCTCACTGGAAGCTTACCATCAGCACTCTCTGATCTCAGCTTTTTGAACTATCTTGACCTCTCAAGCAATGATTTCTATGGTGTCATCCCTTGTGGTATTTGCAATATATTTGGCCTCACATTTGCCAACTTCTCTGGTAACCACATTGACATGTTCAGCTCATCAGATTGTGCAGCAGGAGGTGTTTGCTCCACTAATGGCACTGGTCGTAGGGTGGCTCATCCATCTCATCGAGTTCGAAGATTAGGGATCATTTGTATCCTTTCACTTGCTGTCATCATTGTGTTAGTACTTCTCGTGTTTTATCTGAGACACAAACTATCGAGGAACAGTTCATTGGTTATTGCGCCCGCTGGTAAGGCCAAGGCTACCGTTGAGCCAACCTCAAGGGATGAGCTCCTAGGAAGGAAGTCACGGGAACCTCTGAGTATCAATCTCGCAACTTTTCAGCATTCACTGTTGCGGGTCACCACTGATGATATACTGAAAGCCACAAAGAATTTCAGCAAAGAACACATCATAGGCGATGGTGGCTTTGGCACTGTCTATAAGGCGGCACTCCCTGAAGGTCGGAGAGTCGCGATCAAGAGGCTTCATGATGGCCATCAGTTCCAGGGTGACCGTGAATTCCTAGCTGAGATGGAGACCATTGGAAAGGTGAAGCATCCAAACCTTGTTCCCCTGCTTGGTTACTGTGTTTGTGGCGACGAACGGTTCCTGATCTACGAGTACATGGAGAATGGGAGCCTTGAGACATGGCTGAGGAACCGAGCAGATGCGGTTGAAGCACTTGGATGGCCAGACCGTCTCAAGATCTGCCTCGGGTCTGCCCATGGGCTTGCTTTCCTTCATGAAGGGTTTGTGCCTCATATCATCCACCGGGACATGAAATCAAGCAACATCTTGCTGGATGTAAACTTTGAGCCGAGGGTCTCTGACTTTGGCCTCGCACGGATAATCAGCGCGTGCGAGACTCATGTCAGCACCGACATCGCCGGTACATTTGGATACATCCCCCCAGAGTACGGCCAGACAATGAAGTCCAGCACGAAAGGCGACGTGTACAGCTTCGGCGTCATCATGCTGGAGCTGCTTACAGGACGGCCACCCACAGGGCAAGAAGACTTGGAAGGTGGTGGGAACCTTGTTGGCTGGGTACGATGGGTGATCGCTCGCGGAACGAGGAACGAGCTGTTTGATCCTTGCCTGCCAGTCTCAGGCATGTGGCGGGAGCAGATGGTGCGCGCGCTCAGCATCGCCCTGGACTGCACAGCCGACGAGCCGTGGAAGAGGCCAAGCATGGTGGACGTGGTGAAGGGCCTCAAGATGACCCAGGCGATGGAGTGCGGACCTCTGGTGGTGACGGTGTCCAGGGGCGGCACGTAG
- the LOC109746619 gene encoding arginase 1, mitochondrial-like isoform X2, translating into MFFSYSSGTKNHSISYPVVRAVSEKLGGPVDILHLDAHPDIYDCFEGNTYSHASSFARIMEGGYARRLLQKLGEGVKGVYVDVDVDCLDPAFAPGVSHIEPGGLLFRDVLNILQNLQGDVVAGDVVEFNPQRDTVDGMTAMVAAKLVRELSAKISK; encoded by the exons ATGTTTTTCTCTTATTCCTCTGGCACTAAAAATCACTCGATATCTTATCCAGTTGTTAGGGCTGTGTCTGAAAAGCTTGGCGGACCTGTTGACATTCTTCATCTTGACGCACATCCAGATATCTATGACTGTTTTGAAGGGAACACTTACTCACATGCTTCTTCATTCGCAAGAATAATGGAGGGAGGTTATGCGAGGCGACTTTTGCAG AAACTTGGGGAAGGTGTGAAGGGGGTGTATGTCGACGTCGACGTGGACTGCCTCGACCCCGCATTCGCTCCTGGTGTCTCTCACATCGAGCCGGGAGGCCTCTTGTTTCGCGACGTGCTCAACATCCTTCAGAATCTGCAAGGCGATGTCGTCGCCGGAGATGTGGTGGAGTTCAACCCGCAGCGTGACACGGTCGACGGCATGACGGCTATGGTCGCCGCAAAGCTGGTCCGGGAGCTGAGCGCCAAGATCTCAAAATGA
- the LOC109746619 gene encoding arginase 1, mitochondrial-like isoform X1, producing the protein MFFSYSSGTKNHSISYPVVRAVSEKLGGPVDILHLDAHPDIYDCFEGNTYSHASSFARIMEGGYARRLLQVGLRSITKEGREQGKRFGVEQYEMRTFSRDREKLENLKLGEGVKGVYVDVDVDCLDPAFAPGVSHIEPGGLLFRDVLNILQNLQGDVVAGDVVEFNPQRDTVDGMTAMVAAKLVRELSAKISK; encoded by the exons ATGTTTTTCTCTTATTCCTCTGGCACTAAAAATCACTCGATATCTTATCCAGTTGTTAGGGCTGTGTCTGAAAAGCTTGGCGGACCTGTTGACATTCTTCATCTTGACGCACATCCAGATATCTATGACTGTTTTGAAGGGAACACTTACTCACATGCTTCTTCATTCGCAAGAATAATGGAGGGAGGTTATGCGAGGCGACTTTTGCAG GTTGGACTTAGATCAATTACCAAAGAAGGACGTGAGCAAGGGAAGAGATTTGGTGTGGAACAGTATGAGATGCGAACCTTCTCCAGGGATCGGGAGAAGCTTGAGAATCTG AAACTTGGGGAAGGTGTGAAGGGGGTGTATGTCGACGTCGACGTGGACTGCCTCGACCCCGCATTCGCTCCTGGTGTCTCTCACATCGAGCCGGGAGGCCTCTTGTTTCGCGACGTGCTCAACATCCTTCAGAATCTGCAAGGCGATGTCGTCGCCGGAGATGTGGTGGAGTTCAACCCGCAGCGTGACACGGTCGACGGCATGACGGCTATGGTCGCCGCAAAGCTGGTCCGGGAGCTGAGCGCCAAGATCTCAAAATGA